The Chitinophagaceae bacterium DNA segment AAGGAGTGAAATTTTATTATATTTTTGCGAATGGTAGTTAAATAAAAGTATAGAGGGGTTCTAAAAATTCAAATCCTAAAAACTGCATCCCTTAAAAACTAATAGTTACAAACATTTTTTTTTGAATAAATCAATTTTTAGAACCCGCGAATAAAACTTTTTTTAGTTTTTTTAATAGATAAATTTCTTAATGCATAAAAAACAATCTATTATTGAGCATTTTTTATGTTTTTTTTTGTAGAAGGTATAAATTCATAAAATAATGCTAATATGCTAAAAATACTTAAATAAAACCATGCAAGATATAAGAAATATAGCAATAATAGCACACGTAGATCACGGAAAAACAACATTGGTAGATAAAATCATTCACCAATGTAAATTATTTAGAGATAATCAAGAAGTAGGGGAGCTCTTATTAGATAATAACGAGTTAGAGAGAGAGAGAGGGATCACCATTTTATCTAAAAATGTTTCTGTGCGATATAAAAACACCAAAATTAATATTATAGATACCCCCGGTCACGCTGATTTCGGAGGTGAAGTAGAAAGAGTTTTAAAAATGGCAGATGGGGTGCTTCTTTTAGTAGATGCCTTAGAAGGAACAATGCCCCAAACTCGATTTGTACTCAGCAAAGCAATTGATTTAGGTTTAAAACCAATAGTGGTTATCAATAAAGTAGATAAACCTAATTGCAGACCTGATGAAGTAAACGAACAAGTATTTGAACTTATGTTTAATATCGGGGCGACAGAAGAACAATTAGAATTTAAAACACTCTATGGCTCTTCAAAACAAGGTTGGATGGGACACGATTGGAAGCAAAAAACAGAAGATATAACTCTCCTTTTAGATACTATATTAGAAGTTATTCCCGCTCCCGAACAACGTCAAGGAATATTACAGATGCAAATAACATCTTTGGAATATAACAAATATACGGGGAGAATAGCTGTAGGAAGAGTATACCAAGGAACCATAAAAGAGAACTCAAATATTGCTCTTTGTAAAAAAGATAATGTCATAAAAAAATCAAAAATAAAAGAACTCTATATTTTTGAAGGGTTAGGAAAAGTAAAAGTAGAAGAAGTGAAAGTAGGGGACATCTGTGCGGTAGTAGGAATAGAGGATTTTGAAATCGGAGACACTATATCTGACGCTCTGAATCCCATACCATTACAAAGAATATCAATAGACGAACCAACTATGAGTATGCTTTTTACTATCAACACTTCACCTTTTTTTGGAAAAGAAGGAAAATTTGTTACCTCAAGACATCTCAGAGACCGTCTTTATAGAGAAACCGAAAAGAACCTTGCAATGAAGTTAGAAGAAACCAATTCTGAAGACAAATTTTTAGTATATGGTAGAGGGATACTCCACCTCTCCATACTCATAGAAACCATGAGAAGAGAAGGATATGAATTCCAAGTTGGGGAACCACAAGTAATATTTAAAGAAATAAATGGAATAAAACACGAACCAATAGAACTTTTAGTGGTAAATGTCCCATTAGATTTCTCAGGAAAAATAATAGAACAAGTAACCCAAAGAAAAGGAGAACTCAAAATAATGGAACCAAAAGGAGACCTTTATCACTTAGAATTTCATATACCTTCCCGAGGTATTATAGGACTCAGAAACAATGTTCTTACCGCCAGCCAAGGAGAAGCTATTATGAACCATAGATTTTTACAATACGAACCTTATAAAGGAAATATACCCGGAAGAATAAACGGATCTCTTATCTCATTAGAAACAGGACCCGCAACCGCATATAAAATAGATAAACTCCAAGACAGAGGTGTATTTTTTATAGATCCAGGAGATATTGTATACGGAGGACAAATAATAGGGGAACACAATAGACCATCAGATCTTACCGTAAACGTACAAGAAGGAAAAAAACTTACAAACGTCAGAGCAACAGGAAGTGACGATAGCCCAAAAATTACCCCTAAACAAAATTTTTCACTAGAAGAAACACTCGAATATATAAAAAAAGACGAATATGTAGAAATAACCCCTCTATCTGTCAGAATGAGAAAAATATATCTCACCGAACATGAAAGAAAACAAATGGAAAATAAATAAGGAATGGTGTTTTGATGTATATTATTTTTCATTTTTTAAGTTTTATGAACCATATACATTATAGCAATTTACATGCCGTTAAAGCTTCACACAAATACTAAAATAAATATGAGAATTTTTTTTTTGTTATATATTATTTCCTTTTCTGTCTATAGTCAATTTCAGAAACCAAAAGTAAAACAAGACACCGCTCATACTCTTATCAAAAAAGAAGAAGTATCCAAAGAAAAAAAAACAGAGAAAACATCTTTCCGAGACAAACCTTTTTTCGATAAGATATACTTCGGCGGAAACGCAAATTTTGGAGTCGGAAACATTACTTTTATATCCCTTTCCCCTTTAATAGGATATCAACTAACAGAACGAATCTCTTTCGGACCTGGTTTTATATACAGCTACTATAAAAATAATAATCTTCGATATAGCTATCATACTTACGGTGTAAGATTGTTCGCCAGATGCGATATTATATATAACATTTATGTATATACGGAATACGAATACCTTACTAATAATCTACAGATAAAGAATAATGCAATGTTTGTAGGAGTAGGATATTTTCAACCCATATACAAACGAAGTGGATTTATGCTTACAGCATTATATAATTTATTATATAAAGGAATTAATGATTATTACCCATCTCCCTTAGACATAAGATTTGGATTTATTTTTTAAAAACACAAAACGATGAGAATTTATTTAGATAACGCCGCATCTACACCATTAGATACTGAAGTATTAGAATCTATGATGCCTTTTATGAAAGAAAACTTCGGAAATCCTAATTCTTTACATACACATGGAAGAATAGTCCGTTCTGCTATAGAAAATTCAAGAAGAAAAATAGCGGACTTATTAAATACCAGCCCATCCGAAATTTTTTTCACATCAGGCGGAACTGAATCAGATAATATGGCTCTTCTACAAACCATAGAAACATATAAAATTTCACATATACTCTCCTCAAAAATAGAACACCATGCTGTATTACATACAATAGAATCTCTCCACAAAAATCGTAATATAGATGTTTCTTATATAGATTTAGACAAAAAAGGACACATAAACTTAGAAACATTAGAAACATTTTTAATACACCATACTGGCAATGCACTCGTTTCCCTCATGCATGCGAATAATGAAATAGGAAATATTACAGATATAGAATTGGTTGGAAAACTTTGCAAAAAATATAAAGTGTTTTTTCACTCTGATACCGTTCAAACAATGGGACATTATCCTCACAACCTCAAAAAACTTCCTATTGATTTTATAGTAGGAAGCGGTCATAAATTCCACGGACCAAAAGGAATAGGATTTATATATATAAACAACACAAATACAATAGCCCCCTTTATACAAGGAGGATCCCAAGAAAGAAATATGAGAGGCGGAACAGAAAACGTAACAGGAATAGTGGGAATAGCAAAAGCATTAGAAATAGCATACTCACAAATGAACGAACACGAAAAAAATATAAAACATGTAAAACAATATATGATAAGAAAATTACAAGAGACCTTTCCTAAGATCTTATTCAACGGGGATTCAGATTCTTTAGAAAAAAGTCTTTATACGATACTTAACGTCTCTTTTCCCGAGCATGAAGATAATGATATGCTTCTATTTCATCTAGATATAGAAAAAATCTCTGCA contains these protein-coding regions:
- the typA gene encoding translational GTPase TypA, which gives rise to MQDIRNIAIIAHVDHGKTTLVDKIIHQCKLFRDNQEVGELLLDNNELERERGITILSKNVSVRYKNTKINIIDTPGHADFGGEVERVLKMADGVLLLVDALEGTMPQTRFVLSKAIDLGLKPIVVINKVDKPNCRPDEVNEQVFELMFNIGATEEQLEFKTLYGSSKQGWMGHDWKQKTEDITLLLDTILEVIPAPEQRQGILQMQITSLEYNKYTGRIAVGRVYQGTIKENSNIALCKKDNVIKKSKIKELYIFEGLGKVKVEEVKVGDICAVVGIEDFEIGDTISDALNPIPLQRISIDEPTMSMLFTINTSPFFGKEGKFVTSRHLRDRLYRETEKNLAMKLEETNSEDKFLVYGRGILHLSILIETMRREGYEFQVGEPQVIFKEINGIKHEPIELLVVNVPLDFSGKIIEQVTQRKGELKIMEPKGDLYHLEFHIPSRGIIGLRNNVLTASQGEAIMNHRFLQYEPYKGNIPGRINGSLISLETGPATAYKIDKLQDRGVFFIDPGDIVYGGQIIGEHNRPSDLTVNVQEGKKLTNVRATGSDDSPKITPKQNFSLEETLEYIKKDEYVEITPLSVRMRKIYLTEHERKQMENK
- a CDS encoding cysteine desulfurase family protein; translated protein: MRIYLDNAASTPLDTEVLESMMPFMKENFGNPNSLHTHGRIVRSAIENSRRKIADLLNTSPSEIFFTSGGTESDNMALLQTIETYKISHILSSKIEHHAVLHTIESLHKNRNIDVSYIDLDKKGHINLETLETFLIHHTGNALVSLMHANNEIGNITDIELVGKLCKKYKVFFHSDTVQTMGHYPHNLKKLPIDFIVGSGHKFHGPKGIGFIYINNTNTIAPFIQGGSQERNMRGGTENVTGIVGIAKALEIAYSQMNEHEKNIKHVKQYMIRKLQETFPKILFNGDSDSLEKSLYTILNVSFPEHEDNDMLLFHLDIEKISASGGSACTSGSLKGSHVLEILQVNPKRGNIRFSFSKYTTIQDIDFTIEKLLKIFSKKKYN